The following proteins are co-located in the Betta splendens chromosome 9, fBetSpl5.4, whole genome shotgun sequence genome:
- the vezt gene encoding vezatin isoform X5: protein MTEEFDEDVVFENSPLFQYLHDLGHTDFEACPTASQEEDYGEQEGELACPDGAPRKTGGRLWKLAEALWRWSPVYHAAASQRLEQQLDCVFGQYSVRCILDQDVLLQEDVELIELLDPSLLTLGSSPSGSPSRASTFPRPSLIARPSLWDMAGLVGLASVLLGLCFVSDGLWSLAAAPWGLVLLGWAGLRGVMLWRHGQVQRDVHARATQLQTLVHNSKTLTGLSRKALRLVQETEVISRGFTLVSAASSFSRAGPGSVPRGQQLIGLRKALYRALRSAFRASRRATCHMLKAFPLNSEIDNVTNYVSAVPLKELGLGLGIEHLGDEQAQELTDDYSLPALKMLFQLWVGQSSECFRRLALLLSPRRIEEPEDMAVKSEASPHPPPPLHRSIAAVTEPLHHALASCLGEVQRSYDFHRHFETQPRATGSDRTGRAREKCRELNTLHTSIRSLQLHLKTLLSEMIILEDDLEKLMVSRELTELTCEGYQDLSDRLHQLQPHMQASAGCWEDTMSQVDRMLRRANTCPGNADGVEQCTAPLSPEIPAPPPSYPLILDRDPVPEELEWEAYVSDSDSDGEGRGSWTDMLSPEERERQRREKEESRRVLSELKAVLGFRASEGERMKRKQLLFNDQAAVAPSARTESSDHTEEPSVETSNEERNHLSESSAGNDEEGKDGSGRPDLSTKLVTEFSCGLEAEGGTEELGRSSVCTRGGGGASELHQYDGVTEEGQSHNGLDCFLLPKVPAVSVMDRLTEIHGSEALSFSAALAAQVAARSQSLINMEEQTFGDEEEEEEEEEEESDRRTPEMDLKLNPQL from the exons ATGACTGAAGAGTTTGATGAAGATGTGGTATTTGAG AACTCCCCTCTTTTCCAGTACCTGCACGATTTAGGGCACACAGACTTTGAGGCATGTCCAACAGCGTCACAGGAGGAGGACTATGGTGAACAGGAGGGAGAACTCGCCTGTCCAGACGGAGCTCCACGGAAGACG GGAGGGCGATTGTGGAAACTGGCTGAGGCCTTGTGGAGATGGAGCCCAGTTTACCATGCGGCTGCTTCTCAGAGGCTGGAGCAGCAACTG GACTGTGTGTTCGGCCAGTACTCGGTGAGATGCATTCTGGACcaggatgtgctgctgcaggaggacgtgGAGCTGATCGAACTGCTGGACCCCAGTCTGCTCACCCTCGGCTCCTCGCCGTCCGGTTCACCCAGTCGAGCGAGCACCTTCCCCAGACCGAGTCTCATCGCCAGGCCTTCCCTCTG GGACATGGCGGGGCTGGTGGGCCTGGCTTCGGTGCTGCTGGgtctctgctttgtctctgaTGGCCTGTGGTCCCTGGCTGCGGCCCCCTGGGGCCTGGTCCTTCTGGGCTGGGCGGGCTTGAGGGGGGTCATGTTGTGGAGACACGGCCAGGTGCAGAGAGACGTCCACGCTCGAGCGACCCAGCTCCAGACTCTGGTCCACAACAGCAAGACTCTGACAGGGCTGTCTCGCAAAGCCCTGCGGCTGGTGCAGGAGACAGAGGTCATCTCCAGAGGGTTCACCCT GGTGAGTGCGGCCAGCTCCTTTAGCAGGGCCGGGCCGGGGTCTGTGCCCCGTGGCCAGCAGCTGATCGGACTGAGGAAGGCCCTGTACCGGGCGCTCCGCTCGGCCTTTAGAGCCTCACGCAGAGCCACCTGTCACATGCTCAAGG CGTTCCCTCTGAACTCTGAGATCGACAACGTGACTAACTATGTATCCGCGGTGCCCCTGAAGGAGCTGGGCCTCGGCCTGGGGATCGAGCACCTGGGTGATGAGCAGGCCCAGGAGCTGACGGACGACTACAGCCTGCCTGCCCTGAAG ATGCTGTTCCAGCTGTGGGTGGGACAGAGCTCTGAATGTTTTCGCCGCCTGGCCCTTCTCCTCTCACCTCGTCGGATAGAAGAACCGGAGGACATGGCGGTAAAGAGCGAAGCCTCCCCTCACCCTCCACCACCGCTCCACCGCTCCATCGCCGCCGTGACCGAGCCGCTCCATCACGCCCTCGCCAGCTGCCTCGGCGAAGTGCAGCGCAGCTACGACTTCCACAGACACTTTGAGACCCAGCCGAGAGCGACGGGCTCCGACAGGACCGGGCGAGCCAGGGAGAAATGTAGAGAGCTCAACACACTGCACACCTCCATCCGAAGCCTGCAGCTGCACCTCAAAACCCTGCTGAGCGA GATGATCATCCTGGAGGACGACCTGGAGAAACTGATGGTGTCCAGGGAACTGACAGAGTTGACGTGTGAGGGTTACCAGGACCTCAGTGACcggctgcaccagctgcagccacacatgcaGGCCAGCGCCGGCTGCTGGGAGGACACCATGAGCCAGGTGGATCGCATGCTGAGACGGGCCAATACCTGCCCGG GTAACGCTGACGGTGTGGAGCAGTgtactgctcctctgtctcctgagattcctgctcctcctccatcctacCCCCTAATCCTGGACAGAGACCCTGTGCCAGAAGAGCTG GAGTGGGAGGCCTACGTCTCTGACTCAGACTCTGACGGTGAAGGTAGAGGCTCCTGGACTGACATGCTGTCACCGGAGGAGCGGGAACGTCAGCGGCGGGAGAAGGAGGAGTCCCGTCGCGTCCTGTCCGAGCTCAAAGCTGTCCTGGGTTTCCGCGCTTCAGAGggggagaggatgaagaggaagcagctgctctTCAATGACCAAG CTGCTGTGGCACCCTCGGCTCGTACTGAGAGTTCAGATCACACTGAGGAGCCATCAGTAGAAACCAGTAATGAGGAAAGAAACCACCTATCAGAGAGCTCAGCAGGAAacgatgaggaaggaaaggatggCAGTGGGAGGCCTGACCTGTCCACAAAGCTGGTGACAGAGTTCAGCTGTGGTTTGGAAGCAGAGGGGGGGACGGAGGAGCTGGGACGCAGTTCAGTGtgcaccagaggaggagggggagcatcTGAGCTGCACCAATACGACGGGGTCACGGAGGAGGGGCAGTCTCATAATGGCCTGGACTGCTTCCTGCTGCCTAAAGTCCCAGCTGTCTCCGTaatggacagactgacagagatCCACGGTTCAGAGGCGCTGAGCTTCAGCGCCGCCCTCGCAGCGCAGGTGGCGGCACGTTCACAGTCGCTCATCAACATGGAGGAGCAGACGtttggagacgaggaggaggaggaggaggaggaggaggaggagagcgacagACGAACACCTGAGATGGACTTGAAATTAAACCCTCAGCTTTAA
- the vezt gene encoding vezatin isoform X3: protein MTEEFDEDVVFENSPLFQYLHDLGHTDFEACPTASQEEDYGEQEGELACPDGAPRKTGGRLWKLAEALWRWSPVYHAAASQRLEQQLDCVFGQYSVRCILDQDVLLQEDVELIELLDPSLLTLGSSPSGSPSRASTFPRPSLIARPSLWDMAGLVGLASVLLGLCFVSDGLWSLAAAPWGLVLLGWAGLRGVMLWRHGQVQRDVHARATQLQTLVHNSKTLTGLSRKALRLVQETEVISRGFTLLLDRVSAASSFSRAGPGSVPRGQQLIGLRKALYRALRSAFRASRRATCHMLKAFPLNSEIDNVTNYVSAVPLKELGLGLGIEHLGDEQAQELTDDYSLPALKMLFQLWVGQSSECFRRLALLLSPRRIEEPEDMAVKSEASPHPPPPLHRSIAAVTEPLHHALASCLGEVQRSYDFHRHFETQPRATGSDRTGRAREKCRELNTLHTSIRSLQLHLKTLLSEMIILEDDLEKLMVSRELTELTCEGYQDLSDRLHQLQPHMQASAGCWEDTMSQVDRMLRRANTCPGNADGVEQCTAPLSPEIPAPPPSYPLILDRDPVPEELEWEAYVSDSDSDGEGRGSWTDMLSPEERERQRREKEESRRVLSELKAVLGFRASEGERMKRKQLLFNDQAAVAPSARTESSDHTEEPSVETSNEERNHLSESSAGNDEEGKDGSGRPDLSTKLVTEFSCGLEAEGGTEELGRSSVCTRGGGGASELHQYDGVTEEGQSHNGLDCFLLPKVPAVSVMDRLTEIHGSEALSFSAALAAQVAARSQSLINMEEQTFGDEEEEEEEEEEESDRRTPEMDLKLNPQL from the exons ATGACTGAAGAGTTTGATGAAGATGTGGTATTTGAG AACTCCCCTCTTTTCCAGTACCTGCACGATTTAGGGCACACAGACTTTGAGGCATGTCCAACAGCGTCACAGGAGGAGGACTATGGTGAACAGGAGGGAGAACTCGCCTGTCCAGACGGAGCTCCACGGAAGACG GGAGGGCGATTGTGGAAACTGGCTGAGGCCTTGTGGAGATGGAGCCCAGTTTACCATGCGGCTGCTTCTCAGAGGCTGGAGCAGCAACTG GACTGTGTGTTCGGCCAGTACTCGGTGAGATGCATTCTGGACcaggatgtgctgctgcaggaggacgtgGAGCTGATCGAACTGCTGGACCCCAGTCTGCTCACCCTCGGCTCCTCGCCGTCCGGTTCACCCAGTCGAGCGAGCACCTTCCCCAGACCGAGTCTCATCGCCAGGCCTTCCCTCTG GGACATGGCGGGGCTGGTGGGCCTGGCTTCGGTGCTGCTGGgtctctgctttgtctctgaTGGCCTGTGGTCCCTGGCTGCGGCCCCCTGGGGCCTGGTCCTTCTGGGCTGGGCGGGCTTGAGGGGGGTCATGTTGTGGAGACACGGCCAGGTGCAGAGAGACGTCCACGCTCGAGCGACCCAGCTCCAGACTCTGGTCCACAACAGCAAGACTCTGACAGGGCTGTCTCGCAAAGCCCTGCGGCTGGTGCAGGAGACAGAGGTCATCTCCAGAGGGTTCACCCT TTTGCTCGACAGGGTGAGTGCGGCCAGCTCCTTTAGCAGGGCCGGGCCGGGGTCTGTGCCCCGTGGCCAGCAGCTGATCGGACTGAGGAAGGCCCTGTACCGGGCGCTCCGCTCGGCCTTTAGAGCCTCACGCAGAGCCACCTGTCACATGCTCAAGG CGTTCCCTCTGAACTCTGAGATCGACAACGTGACTAACTATGTATCCGCGGTGCCCCTGAAGGAGCTGGGCCTCGGCCTGGGGATCGAGCACCTGGGTGATGAGCAGGCCCAGGAGCTGACGGACGACTACAGCCTGCCTGCCCTGAAG ATGCTGTTCCAGCTGTGGGTGGGACAGAGCTCTGAATGTTTTCGCCGCCTGGCCCTTCTCCTCTCACCTCGTCGGATAGAAGAACCGGAGGACATGGCGGTAAAGAGCGAAGCCTCCCCTCACCCTCCACCACCGCTCCACCGCTCCATCGCCGCCGTGACCGAGCCGCTCCATCACGCCCTCGCCAGCTGCCTCGGCGAAGTGCAGCGCAGCTACGACTTCCACAGACACTTTGAGACCCAGCCGAGAGCGACGGGCTCCGACAGGACCGGGCGAGCCAGGGAGAAATGTAGAGAGCTCAACACACTGCACACCTCCATCCGAAGCCTGCAGCTGCACCTCAAAACCCTGCTGAGCGA GATGATCATCCTGGAGGACGACCTGGAGAAACTGATGGTGTCCAGGGAACTGACAGAGTTGACGTGTGAGGGTTACCAGGACCTCAGTGACcggctgcaccagctgcagccacacatgcaGGCCAGCGCCGGCTGCTGGGAGGACACCATGAGCCAGGTGGATCGCATGCTGAGACGGGCCAATACCTGCCCGG GTAACGCTGACGGTGTGGAGCAGTgtactgctcctctgtctcctgagattcctgctcctcctccatcctacCCCCTAATCCTGGACAGAGACCCTGTGCCAGAAGAGCTG GAGTGGGAGGCCTACGTCTCTGACTCAGACTCTGACGGTGAAGGTAGAGGCTCCTGGACTGACATGCTGTCACCGGAGGAGCGGGAACGTCAGCGGCGGGAGAAGGAGGAGTCCCGTCGCGTCCTGTCCGAGCTCAAAGCTGTCCTGGGTTTCCGCGCTTCAGAGggggagaggatgaagaggaagcagctgctctTCAATGACCAAG CTGCTGTGGCACCCTCGGCTCGTACTGAGAGTTCAGATCACACTGAGGAGCCATCAGTAGAAACCAGTAATGAGGAAAGAAACCACCTATCAGAGAGCTCAGCAGGAAacgatgaggaaggaaaggatggCAGTGGGAGGCCTGACCTGTCCACAAAGCTGGTGACAGAGTTCAGCTGTGGTTTGGAAGCAGAGGGGGGGACGGAGGAGCTGGGACGCAGTTCAGTGtgcaccagaggaggagggggagcatcTGAGCTGCACCAATACGACGGGGTCACGGAGGAGGGGCAGTCTCATAATGGCCTGGACTGCTTCCTGCTGCCTAAAGTCCCAGCTGTCTCCGTaatggacagactgacagagatCCACGGTTCAGAGGCGCTGAGCTTCAGCGCCGCCCTCGCAGCGCAGGTGGCGGCACGTTCACAGTCGCTCATCAACATGGAGGAGCAGACGtttggagacgaggaggaggaggaggaggaggaggaggaggagagcgacagACGAACACCTGAGATGGACTTGAAATTAAACCCTCAGCTTTAA
- the vezt gene encoding vezatin isoform X4, translating to MHNSPLFQYLHDLGHTDFEACPTASQEEDYGEQEGELACPDGAPRKTGGRLWKLAEALWRWSPVYHAAASQRLEQQLDCVFGQYSVRCILDQDVLLQEDVELIELLDPSLLTLGSSPSGSPSRASTFPRPSLIARPSLWDMAGLVGLASVLLGLCFVSDGLWSLAAAPWGLVLLGWAGLRGVMLWRHGQVQRDVHARATQLQTLVHNSKTLTGLSRKALRLVQETEVISRGFTLLLDRVSAASSFSRAGPGSVPRGQQLIGLRKALYRALRSAFRASRRATCHMLKAFPLNSEIDNVTNYVSAVPLKELGLGLGIEHLGDEQAQELTDDYSLPALKMLFQLWVGQSSECFRRLALLLSPRRIEEPEDMAVKSEASPHPPPPLHRSIAAVTEPLHHALASCLGEVQRSYDFHRHFETQPRATGSDRTGRAREKCRELNTLHTSIRSLQLHLKTLLSEMIILEDDLEKLMVSRELTELTCEGYQDLSDRLHQLQPHMQASAGCWEDTMSQVDRMLRRANTCPGNADGVEQCTAPLSPEIPAPPPSYPLILDRDPVPEELEWEAYVSDSDSDGEGRGSWTDMLSPEERERQRREKEESRRVLSELKAVLGFRASEGERMKRKQLLFNDQAAVAPSARTESSDHTEEPSVETSNEERNHLSESSAGNDEEGKDGSGRPDLSTKLVTEFSCGLEAEGGTEELGRSSVCTRGGGGASELHQYDGVTEEGQSHNGLDCFLLPKVPAVSVMDRLTEIHGSEALSFSAALAAQVAARSQSLINMEEQTFGDEEEEEEEEEEESDRRTPEMDLKLNPQL from the exons ATGCAT AACTCCCCTCTTTTCCAGTACCTGCACGATTTAGGGCACACAGACTTTGAGGCATGTCCAACAGCGTCACAGGAGGAGGACTATGGTGAACAGGAGGGAGAACTCGCCTGTCCAGACGGAGCTCCACGGAAGACG GGAGGGCGATTGTGGAAACTGGCTGAGGCCTTGTGGAGATGGAGCCCAGTTTACCATGCGGCTGCTTCTCAGAGGCTGGAGCAGCAACTG GACTGTGTGTTCGGCCAGTACTCGGTGAGATGCATTCTGGACcaggatgtgctgctgcaggaggacgtgGAGCTGATCGAACTGCTGGACCCCAGTCTGCTCACCCTCGGCTCCTCGCCGTCCGGTTCACCCAGTCGAGCGAGCACCTTCCCCAGACCGAGTCTCATCGCCAGGCCTTCCCTCTG GGACATGGCGGGGCTGGTGGGCCTGGCTTCGGTGCTGCTGGgtctctgctttgtctctgaTGGCCTGTGGTCCCTGGCTGCGGCCCCCTGGGGCCTGGTCCTTCTGGGCTGGGCGGGCTTGAGGGGGGTCATGTTGTGGAGACACGGCCAGGTGCAGAGAGACGTCCACGCTCGAGCGACCCAGCTCCAGACTCTGGTCCACAACAGCAAGACTCTGACAGGGCTGTCTCGCAAAGCCCTGCGGCTGGTGCAGGAGACAGAGGTCATCTCCAGAGGGTTCACCCT TTTGCTCGACAGGGTGAGTGCGGCCAGCTCCTTTAGCAGGGCCGGGCCGGGGTCTGTGCCCCGTGGCCAGCAGCTGATCGGACTGAGGAAGGCCCTGTACCGGGCGCTCCGCTCGGCCTTTAGAGCCTCACGCAGAGCCACCTGTCACATGCTCAAGG CGTTCCCTCTGAACTCTGAGATCGACAACGTGACTAACTATGTATCCGCGGTGCCCCTGAAGGAGCTGGGCCTCGGCCTGGGGATCGAGCACCTGGGTGATGAGCAGGCCCAGGAGCTGACGGACGACTACAGCCTGCCTGCCCTGAAG ATGCTGTTCCAGCTGTGGGTGGGACAGAGCTCTGAATGTTTTCGCCGCCTGGCCCTTCTCCTCTCACCTCGTCGGATAGAAGAACCGGAGGACATGGCGGTAAAGAGCGAAGCCTCCCCTCACCCTCCACCACCGCTCCACCGCTCCATCGCCGCCGTGACCGAGCCGCTCCATCACGCCCTCGCCAGCTGCCTCGGCGAAGTGCAGCGCAGCTACGACTTCCACAGACACTTTGAGACCCAGCCGAGAGCGACGGGCTCCGACAGGACCGGGCGAGCCAGGGAGAAATGTAGAGAGCTCAACACACTGCACACCTCCATCCGAAGCCTGCAGCTGCACCTCAAAACCCTGCTGAGCGA GATGATCATCCTGGAGGACGACCTGGAGAAACTGATGGTGTCCAGGGAACTGACAGAGTTGACGTGTGAGGGTTACCAGGACCTCAGTGACcggctgcaccagctgcagccacacatgcaGGCCAGCGCCGGCTGCTGGGAGGACACCATGAGCCAGGTGGATCGCATGCTGAGACGGGCCAATACCTGCCCGG GTAACGCTGACGGTGTGGAGCAGTgtactgctcctctgtctcctgagattcctgctcctcctccatcctacCCCCTAATCCTGGACAGAGACCCTGTGCCAGAAGAGCTG GAGTGGGAGGCCTACGTCTCTGACTCAGACTCTGACGGTGAAGGTAGAGGCTCCTGGACTGACATGCTGTCACCGGAGGAGCGGGAACGTCAGCGGCGGGAGAAGGAGGAGTCCCGTCGCGTCCTGTCCGAGCTCAAAGCTGTCCTGGGTTTCCGCGCTTCAGAGggggagaggatgaagaggaagcagctgctctTCAATGACCAAG CTGCTGTGGCACCCTCGGCTCGTACTGAGAGTTCAGATCACACTGAGGAGCCATCAGTAGAAACCAGTAATGAGGAAAGAAACCACCTATCAGAGAGCTCAGCAGGAAacgatgaggaaggaaaggatggCAGTGGGAGGCCTGACCTGTCCACAAAGCTGGTGACAGAGTTCAGCTGTGGTTTGGAAGCAGAGGGGGGGACGGAGGAGCTGGGACGCAGTTCAGTGtgcaccagaggaggagggggagcatcTGAGCTGCACCAATACGACGGGGTCACGGAGGAGGGGCAGTCTCATAATGGCCTGGACTGCTTCCTGCTGCCTAAAGTCCCAGCTGTCTCCGTaatggacagactgacagagatCCACGGTTCAGAGGCGCTGAGCTTCAGCGCCGCCCTCGCAGCGCAGGTGGCGGCACGTTCACAGTCGCTCATCAACATGGAGGAGCAGACGtttggagacgaggaggaggaggaggaggaggaggaggaggagagcgacagACGAACACCTGAGATGGACTTGAAATTAAACCCTCAGCTTTAA
- the vezt gene encoding vezatin isoform X2: protein MLRGWFSQQQRTNSRSRRLLHTNSPLFQYLHDLGHTDFEACPTASQEEDYGEQEGELACPDGAPRKTGGRLWKLAEALWRWSPVYHAAASQRLEQQLDCVFGQYSVRCILDQDVLLQEDVELIELLDPSLLTLGSSPSGSPSRASTFPRPSLIARPSLWDMAGLVGLASVLLGLCFVSDGLWSLAAAPWGLVLLGWAGLRGVMLWRHGQVQRDVHARATQLQTLVHNSKTLTGLSRKALRLVQETEVISRGFTLVSAASSFSRAGPGSVPRGQQLIGLRKALYRALRSAFRASRRATCHMLKAFPLNSEIDNVTNYVSAVPLKELGLGLGIEHLGDEQAQELTDDYSLPALKMLFQLWVGQSSECFRRLALLLSPRRIEEPEDMAVKSEASPHPPPPLHRSIAAVTEPLHHALASCLGEVQRSYDFHRHFETQPRATGSDRTGRAREKCRELNTLHTSIRSLQLHLKTLLSEMIILEDDLEKLMVSRELTELTCEGYQDLSDRLHQLQPHMQASAGCWEDTMSQVDRMLRRANTCPGNADGVEQCTAPLSPEIPAPPPSYPLILDRDPVPEELEWEAYVSDSDSDGEGRGSWTDMLSPEERERQRREKEESRRVLSELKAVLGFRASEGERMKRKQLLFNDQAAVAPSARTESSDHTEEPSVETSNEERNHLSESSAGNDEEGKDGSGRPDLSTKLVTEFSCGLEAEGGTEELGRSSVCTRGGGGASELHQYDGVTEEGQSHNGLDCFLLPKVPAVSVMDRLTEIHGSEALSFSAALAAQVAARSQSLINMEEQTFGDEEEEEEEEEEESDRRTPEMDLKLNPQL from the exons ATGCTCAGAGGATGGTTTTCCCAGCAACAGAGGACGAATAGCCGGTCCAGGCGTCTTTTGCACACT AACTCCCCTCTTTTCCAGTACCTGCACGATTTAGGGCACACAGACTTTGAGGCATGTCCAACAGCGTCACAGGAGGAGGACTATGGTGAACAGGAGGGAGAACTCGCCTGTCCAGACGGAGCTCCACGGAAGACG GGAGGGCGATTGTGGAAACTGGCTGAGGCCTTGTGGAGATGGAGCCCAGTTTACCATGCGGCTGCTTCTCAGAGGCTGGAGCAGCAACTG GACTGTGTGTTCGGCCAGTACTCGGTGAGATGCATTCTGGACcaggatgtgctgctgcaggaggacgtgGAGCTGATCGAACTGCTGGACCCCAGTCTGCTCACCCTCGGCTCCTCGCCGTCCGGTTCACCCAGTCGAGCGAGCACCTTCCCCAGACCGAGTCTCATCGCCAGGCCTTCCCTCTG GGACATGGCGGGGCTGGTGGGCCTGGCTTCGGTGCTGCTGGgtctctgctttgtctctgaTGGCCTGTGGTCCCTGGCTGCGGCCCCCTGGGGCCTGGTCCTTCTGGGCTGGGCGGGCTTGAGGGGGGTCATGTTGTGGAGACACGGCCAGGTGCAGAGAGACGTCCACGCTCGAGCGACCCAGCTCCAGACTCTGGTCCACAACAGCAAGACTCTGACAGGGCTGTCTCGCAAAGCCCTGCGGCTGGTGCAGGAGACAGAGGTCATCTCCAGAGGGTTCACCCT GGTGAGTGCGGCCAGCTCCTTTAGCAGGGCCGGGCCGGGGTCTGTGCCCCGTGGCCAGCAGCTGATCGGACTGAGGAAGGCCCTGTACCGGGCGCTCCGCTCGGCCTTTAGAGCCTCACGCAGAGCCACCTGTCACATGCTCAAGG CGTTCCCTCTGAACTCTGAGATCGACAACGTGACTAACTATGTATCCGCGGTGCCCCTGAAGGAGCTGGGCCTCGGCCTGGGGATCGAGCACCTGGGTGATGAGCAGGCCCAGGAGCTGACGGACGACTACAGCCTGCCTGCCCTGAAG ATGCTGTTCCAGCTGTGGGTGGGACAGAGCTCTGAATGTTTTCGCCGCCTGGCCCTTCTCCTCTCACCTCGTCGGATAGAAGAACCGGAGGACATGGCGGTAAAGAGCGAAGCCTCCCCTCACCCTCCACCACCGCTCCACCGCTCCATCGCCGCCGTGACCGAGCCGCTCCATCACGCCCTCGCCAGCTGCCTCGGCGAAGTGCAGCGCAGCTACGACTTCCACAGACACTTTGAGACCCAGCCGAGAGCGACGGGCTCCGACAGGACCGGGCGAGCCAGGGAGAAATGTAGAGAGCTCAACACACTGCACACCTCCATCCGAAGCCTGCAGCTGCACCTCAAAACCCTGCTGAGCGA GATGATCATCCTGGAGGACGACCTGGAGAAACTGATGGTGTCCAGGGAACTGACAGAGTTGACGTGTGAGGGTTACCAGGACCTCAGTGACcggctgcaccagctgcagccacacatgcaGGCCAGCGCCGGCTGCTGGGAGGACACCATGAGCCAGGTGGATCGCATGCTGAGACGGGCCAATACCTGCCCGG GTAACGCTGACGGTGTGGAGCAGTgtactgctcctctgtctcctgagattcctgctcctcctccatcctacCCCCTAATCCTGGACAGAGACCCTGTGCCAGAAGAGCTG GAGTGGGAGGCCTACGTCTCTGACTCAGACTCTGACGGTGAAGGTAGAGGCTCCTGGACTGACATGCTGTCACCGGAGGAGCGGGAACGTCAGCGGCGGGAGAAGGAGGAGTCCCGTCGCGTCCTGTCCGAGCTCAAAGCTGTCCTGGGTTTCCGCGCTTCAGAGggggagaggatgaagaggaagcagctgctctTCAATGACCAAG CTGCTGTGGCACCCTCGGCTCGTACTGAGAGTTCAGATCACACTGAGGAGCCATCAGTAGAAACCAGTAATGAGGAAAGAAACCACCTATCAGAGAGCTCAGCAGGAAacgatgaggaaggaaaggatggCAGTGGGAGGCCTGACCTGTCCACAAAGCTGGTGACAGAGTTCAGCTGTGGTTTGGAAGCAGAGGGGGGGACGGAGGAGCTGGGACGCAGTTCAGTGtgcaccagaggaggagggggagcatcTGAGCTGCACCAATACGACGGGGTCACGGAGGAGGGGCAGTCTCATAATGGCCTGGACTGCTTCCTGCTGCCTAAAGTCCCAGCTGTCTCCGTaatggacagactgacagagatCCACGGTTCAGAGGCGCTGAGCTTCAGCGCCGCCCTCGCAGCGCAGGTGGCGGCACGTTCACAGTCGCTCATCAACATGGAGGAGCAGACGtttggagacgaggaggaggaggaggaggaggaggaggaggagagcgacagACGAACACCTGAGATGGACTTGAAATTAAACCCTCAGCTTTAA